The proteins below are encoded in one region of Sandaracinaceae bacterium:
- a CDS encoding radical SAM protein: protein MTRRELPTLTRHPALSMPLDELAVELTVYCNLKCEMCSVWELKQHGVDFDKAIALLDEARALGARTFVPCGAESFMRKDFLDIVEHAHAIGFERQDIVTNGTMITDAHLDRLERCPSVALHISIDGPRDIHDRLRGEGNYDKSVATARACLERGIEIGLSGVILKESLDHLKPLVSLAAELGVGEVSFQPFQTEISGPNKDIPRFSLLRTPKPRIIAALEDLAEHAERLGVKIFTESLFGVIPDYLAFGKRPIPPGGCYLPSKFLLVDFRGNIYPCFFMRSEADLMGNVNEGATLTDVWHSVHHEQLQTLALTERCPGCLAACSDVETFDASDRDADVTYAPPAQVLLEKSAAPAAALGAAK from the coding sequence ATGACACGCCGAGAGCTACCCACCCTGACGCGCCACCCCGCGCTCTCCATGCCGCTCGACGAGCTGGCGGTCGAGCTGACCGTCTACTGCAACCTCAAGTGCGAGATGTGCAGCGTCTGGGAGCTGAAGCAGCACGGCGTCGACTTCGACAAGGCCATCGCGCTCCTCGACGAGGCGCGCGCGCTCGGCGCCAGGACCTTCGTGCCGTGCGGCGCGGAGAGCTTCATGCGCAAGGACTTCCTCGACATCGTCGAGCACGCGCACGCCATCGGCTTCGAGCGCCAGGACATCGTCACCAACGGCACGATGATCACGGACGCGCACCTCGACCGCCTCGAGCGTTGCCCGAGCGTGGCGCTCCACATCAGCATCGACGGCCCGCGCGACATCCACGACCGCCTGCGGGGCGAGGGCAACTACGACAAGTCCGTGGCCACCGCGCGCGCGTGCCTCGAGCGCGGGATCGAGATCGGCCTCAGCGGCGTCATCCTCAAGGAGTCGCTCGACCACCTGAAGCCGCTCGTCTCGCTGGCGGCGGAGCTGGGCGTGGGCGAGGTGAGCTTCCAGCCGTTCCAGACCGAGATCAGCGGCCCGAACAAGGACATCCCGCGCTTCTCGCTGCTGCGCACGCCGAAGCCGCGCATCATCGCCGCGCTCGAGGACCTCGCCGAGCACGCCGAGAGGCTGGGCGTGAAGATCTTCACCGAGTCGCTCTTCGGCGTGATCCCCGACTACCTCGCGTTCGGCAAGCGCCCCATCCCGCCGGGCGGCTGCTACCTCCCGAGCAAGTTCCTGCTCGTCGACTTCCGCGGCAACATCTATCCCTGCTTCTTCATGCGGAGCGAGGCCGACCTGATGGGCAACGTGAACGAAGGCGCGACGCTCACCGACGTCTGGCACTCGGTCCACCACGAGCAGCTGCAGACCCTGGCCCTGACGGAGCGCTGCCCGGGTTGCCTGGCCGCGTGCTCCGACGTCGAGACCTTCGACGCGAGCGACCGCGACGCCGACGTGACCTACGCGCCTCCAGCCCAGGTTCTGCTCGAGAAGTCCGCAGCCCCGGCGGCGGCCCTTGGGGCAGCGAAGTGA
- a CDS encoding glycosyltransferase — MRATVVIPTYRRAARLRELLACLVHQDRDALARVVVCDDGSGDETESVARAYEAQLPLEYAWQEDEGFRAGQARNLGIERAIGDVVIFVDDDVLVRPDFVTQHLRAHAEADAERSVAIGYRHRMFEEPGGIPELATILAAERDDRLVELDAPVTEHASPWIYVYSCNFSVSLGGPELSFDAGFRGWGLEDTELGYRLHRAGYRIVEADEARVLHVEDPAPRDPFRCEIRELPPSYDTYVKNAVYFMDKHPEDEALRDFVRGDLRWYVLDEHGRWVKNGYANDVDFVIETCRAQLRQERPAIRESA, encoded by the coding sequence TTGAGGGCGACCGTCGTCATACCGACCTACCGGCGCGCCGCGCGGCTCCGAGAGCTGCTCGCGTGCCTGGTCCATCAGGACCGAGACGCGCTCGCGCGCGTCGTCGTCTGCGACGACGGCTCGGGCGACGAGACCGAGTCGGTGGCGCGCGCGTACGAGGCGCAGCTGCCGCTCGAGTACGCCTGGCAAGAAGACGAGGGATTTCGAGCCGGTCAGGCGCGTAACCTCGGCATCGAGCGGGCGATCGGCGACGTGGTGATCTTCGTGGACGATGACGTGCTGGTGCGCCCGGACTTCGTCACGCAGCACCTGCGCGCGCACGCCGAGGCGGACGCGGAGCGGAGCGTGGCCATCGGCTACCGGCACCGCATGTTCGAGGAGCCGGGCGGGATCCCCGAGCTGGCCACCATCCTCGCCGCCGAGCGCGACGATCGCCTGGTGGAGCTGGACGCGCCGGTCACCGAGCACGCCTCGCCCTGGATCTACGTCTACTCCTGCAACTTCTCGGTGAGCCTCGGCGGCCCGGAGCTCTCCTTCGACGCGGGGTTTCGTGGCTGGGGCCTCGAGGACACCGAGCTGGGCTACCGTCTGCACCGGGCGGGCTATCGCATCGTCGAAGCGGACGAGGCGCGGGTGCTCCACGTCGAGGACCCGGCGCCGCGAGACCCCTTCCGCTGCGAGATCCGCGAGCTGCCCCCCAGCTACGACACCTACGTGAAGAACGCCGTCTACTTCATGGACAAGCACCCCGAAGACGAGGCGCTCCGCGACTTCGTCCGGGGTGACCTGCGCTGGTACGTGCTCGACGAGCACGGCCGCTGGGTGAAGAACGGGTACGCCAACGACGTCGACTTCGTGATCGAGACCTGCCGCGCCCAGCTCCGACAGGAGCGGCCGGCCATCCGGGAGAGCGCATGA